DNA from Micromonospora nigra:
TCGCTCGCAGATGCGGCACTACTTTCCCGACTCGCGTCTCCTCGTCGAGCGGGTGGCGGGCCTGCCCAAGTCGCTGATCGCCGTGCGTACGCCCTGACGACGCGACCGGCACCCCGTACACCGGCACCCCGTACGGCGGCCATCCGGCCGGCGGACGGGCGTGGGCCGGCCGGGTGGCGCGGTCAGAACAGCGTCAGCTCGTCGCGTTCGATGCCGCGCAGCTTGTCGTAGTCCACCACCACGCAGCGGATCCCGCGGTCGGTGGCCAGCACCCGGGCCTGCGGCTTGATCTCCTGGGCCGCGAAGACGCCGGTGACGGGCGCGAGCAGCGGGTCACGGTTCATCAGTTCGAGGTAGCGGGTGAGCTGCTCCACGCCGTCGATCTCGCCGCGCCGCTTCACCTCGACAGCGACCGCGCCGGAGCTGGCGTCCCGGCACAGCAGGTCGACCGGGCCGATCGCGGTCATGTACTCCCGCCGCACCAGCGTGAACCCCTCGCCGAGGGCCTCCGGGTTGGCGGCGAGCAGTTCCTGCAGGTGTGCCTCGACGCCGTCCTTGCGCAGCCCCGGGTCGACGCCGAGTTCGTAGGAGGTGTCCTGGAAGATCTCCTCCAGGGTGATCCGCAGTTCCTCGCCGGCCTTGTTGACGACCCGCCACACGCCGGGGGCCTCCTCCAGCCGGCAGGGCGGGCTCATCCAGTTCAACGGCTTGTACGCCCGGTCGTCGGCGTGGATCGACACCGAACCGTCCGCCTTCACCATCAGCAGCCGGGTGGCCGGCGGCAGGTGGGCCGAGAGCCGTCCGACGTAGTCCACCGAGCACTTCGCAATGACCAACCGCACCCGACGAGCCTAGCGGAGGGCCCGGCCGGCGCTGCCGAGCGGCACTGGCGTGCCGGTGCCATGCTGAGATGATGCTCGAAGTGCTCACCGGCACAGGTCTCGCCGCCTCGGCGGGGTTGAACGCCTACATTCCCCTTCTCACGCTGGGCCTGCTGGCCCGCTACAGCGATGTGGTCGACCTGCCCGGCAGCTGGCAGTGGCTGGGCAACGGTTGGGTGCTGGGAATCCTGGCGGTGTTGCTCGCCGTCGAGGTGGTGGCCGACAAGGTCCCGGTGGTCGACCACGTCAACGACGTGGTGCAGACGGTGGTCCGGCCCACGGCCGGCGGTCTGGTCTTCGGCGCGGGTTCCGCGTCGGAGACGGTCACGGTGAGCGACCCGGACAGCTTCTTCTCCTCGACGGGCCAGTGGGCGCCGGTGATCGTCGGCGTGCTCATCGCGCTCGGCGTGCACCTGTTGAAGTCCGCCGCGCGGCCGGTCGTCAACGCCTCCACGGGTGGGGTGGGAGCCCCGGTGGCGAGCACCGCCGAGGACGCGGCGAGCGTGCTGATGTCGCTGGTCGCGATCGTCCTGCCGGTGTTGGTGCTGGCGTTCCTGGTCGTCCTGCCGTTCTTCCTGGGGTGGTTCTTCCGCCGTCGGGCGCAGCGCCGCCGGGAACGTCGTGCCGCGCGGGAGGCCGGCTTCCGGGTCTGACGGGTACGCGCGGACGCCGCTGGCCGGCACCCGGTGTCGGGTGCCGGCCAGCGGTTTCGTTCCCCCTGTGTGGAAGGTCTGTGTGGGTCGGTCCGGGGGGGGTCAGCTGTTCCAGTGTTCGGCGACGAGGTCGGCGGCCTGCTGTTCCCACTGGGCGTAGTGGTCGGGGTACGCCGAGACCTGGACGGTCTGCGCGGCCACGGTCAGCGGCATGTCCTGCCAGCCGTCGACCTGCTTGAGGCCCTTCAGGAACGCCAGGGTCGAGTACTCGGGGTCGGTGATCTGCTCGACCGTGCCCCAGCCGCTGGACGGGCGCTGCTGGAACAGGCCCTGCGAGTCGTGGTCGTTACGGTCACCCAGGTGACCCAGGTTCTCCAGCTTCGACTCCTGCAACGCGGTA
Protein-coding regions in this window:
- a CDS encoding DUF4126 domain-containing protein, translated to MLEVLTGTGLAASAGLNAYIPLLTLGLLARYSDVVDLPGSWQWLGNGWVLGILAVLLAVEVVADKVPVVDHVNDVVQTVVRPTAGGLVFGAGSASETVTVSDPDSFFSSTGQWAPVIVGVLIALGVHLLKSAARPVVNASTGGVGAPVASTAEDAASVLMSLVAIVLPVLVLAFLVVLPFFLGWFFRRRAQRRRERRAAREAGFRV
- the nucS gene encoding endonuclease NucS; this encodes MRLVIAKCSVDYVGRLSAHLPPATRLLMVKADGSVSIHADDRAYKPLNWMSPPCRLEEAPGVWRVVNKAGEELRITLEEIFQDTSYELGVDPGLRKDGVEAHLQELLAANPEALGEGFTLVRREYMTAIGPVDLLCRDASSGAVAVEVKRRGEIDGVEQLTRYLELMNRDPLLAPVTGVFAAQEIKPQARVLATDRGIRCVVVDYDKLRGIERDELTLF